The following are from one region of the Mesorhizobium sp. B2-8-5 genome:
- a CDS encoding DUF4189 domain-containing protein, which yields MLINRRLSFPLLAAFVGLTMASRAADLVAPPPAQTGEERGIWGAIAYSPGDGRHGFFWGADKRQEAEDIALKHCENADGAGCRVVEVFRNHRHWDDDDGTGFPYEHCAALSVGKSRGPATPFWGVASATTRREAEDKAKAECGGKEKQCKIREWVCT from the coding sequence ATGCTGATCAACCGTCGCCTCTCATTCCCGCTGCTGGCGGCTTTTGTCGGACTGACAATGGCGAGCCGGGCCGCTGACCTGGTGGCGCCGCCGCCGGCGCAGACCGGCGAGGAGAGGGGAATCTGGGGCGCGATCGCCTACTCGCCGGGCGACGGCAGGCACGGCTTCTTCTGGGGCGCCGACAAGCGGCAGGAAGCCGAAGACATCGCGCTCAAGCACTGCGAGAATGCGGACGGCGCGGGCTGCAGGGTGGTCGAGGTGTTTCGCAACCATCGCCATTGGGACGATGATGACGGCACCGGCTTTCCCTATGAGCATTGCGCGGCGCTTTCAGTCGGCAAGAGCCGTGGCCCGGCGACCCCGTTCTGGGGTGTCGCGTCCGCCACGACGCGTCGCGAAGCCGAGGACAAGGCCAAGGCCGAATGCGGCGGTAAGGAGAAGCAGTGCAAGATCCGCGAATGGGTCTGCACCTGA
- a CDS encoding invasion associated locus B family protein, protein MTRQTVLAVISVVCLLLSGPHAAGQGAAPAYRIKPSDVAVPPDVKLGEYQRITRPFENWTLICDENLQARKKVCNISQSFIDQGQAIIFSWSLAADEKGKPFMILRAPSAAGAGSKLSLRFAGRKQPVDVQLQGCDASVCVGYLPVGPVLREQIGKETMVQVSYSLPSGATVSLDAPFKGLKTALSAIN, encoded by the coding sequence ATGACCAGGCAAACAGTCCTTGCCGTAATATCGGTGGTTTGCCTCCTTCTGTCCGGCCCGCACGCGGCCGGGCAAGGGGCGGCCCCTGCCTACAGGATAAAACCTTCCGACGTCGCGGTACCTCCGGACGTGAAGCTTGGCGAATATCAACGCATCACGCGTCCGTTCGAGAACTGGACGCTGATCTGCGACGAGAACCTGCAGGCCAGGAAGAAAGTATGCAACATCAGCCAGTCCTTCATCGACCAGGGCCAGGCAATAATCTTCAGCTGGTCGCTTGCGGCCGACGAGAAGGGCAAGCCGTTCATGATATTGCGCGCGCCCAGCGCGGCAGGGGCAGGCAGCAAGCTTTCGCTCAGATTTGCCGGCCGCAAACAGCCGGTCGACGTTCAACTGCAAGGCTGCGACGCGTCGGTTTGCGTCGGTTATCTACCCGTCGGCCCGGTGCTTCGCGAGCAGATCGGCAAGGAGACGATGGTCCAGGTTTCCTATTCCCTGCCGTCGGGAGCGACCGTCAGCCTCGATGCCCCGTTCAAGGGGCTCAAGACCGCGCTGTCGGCCATCAACTAG
- a CDS encoding YadA-like family protein encodes MNFRQEGISQRGSARFAGNWVSGATDSRSLRRRLMAALRNAHRVLGMQRRGLGLGTLGGGRILAAALGAIAFGGIATPASAQVFGGGGTANGVRGIAFGSGAVQNGADSIAEGTNASAGSQNAVAIGFQSIASQINSIYLGSRTAAGTGATATSAIGIGTDVTASQADAIAMGRSSVSSAQYAIAIGLNARATGTGGAIALGQGTVSSGVNSVALGVTANATGAGANALGTFSLASGGNSTALGTSSTASNNYATAAGWGSVASGANSTAVGREAAASGINASAFGEGAKAVADNSLAAGVSANAGGVGSTALGIGTSAGGASSAAVGFQAQAAGTNAIAVGPQANASASNSAAFGNVATASGQFALALGNSAVSSGVGSVAAGSGAQATDVSTTAIGNNAAAIAANASALGLGATASGVDGTAVGRQATASAQSAIAIGTSSAASAAASTAVGNTAVASGINSSSFGSGAKATGDNSLAAGVSASAGGLASTALGIGSNASAQSAIAVGNNAKADSAEAVAMGTNAVATGGKAVSIGSGNTAFGDGAVSIGDPSYASGTGAFTGGANNIANSDGTASATAANQAAGAVAIGNNNKAIGQGSVALGNGSTAGAAGLAGNIALGDGATAAAKSGDVALGSGSVTVTAVGTSGTTIGGTAYSFAGTVPTSTVSIGAPGAERTLTNLAAGRLSNASTDAINGSQLFATNQQVTQNTTDIANIGNTVTDINTGAGIKYFHANSTLPDSQALGTDSVAIGPNAVANNAGDVAIGLNSVSGTTTVVGGTTIGGVNYTFAGGTPAGAFSVGSVGAERQIQNVAAGRLSNSSTDAVNGSQLFATNQQVTQNTTDIAANTADITNLGNTITNINTGAGIKYFHANSTLPDSQALGTDSVAIGPNAVANNAGDVAIGLNSVSGATTNVGGTTIGGVNYTFAGGTPAGAFSVGSVGAERQIQNVAAGRLSNSSTDAVNGSQLFATNQQVTQNTTDIAANTADIAANTADITTLGNTINNFAGDTSTAYTDANGEGIRYVRTNDTTLPVTDAFAQGIGSSALGYQATASAANSLALGRGTAVTITDGVALGSGSVSDRAVAPVSGSILSGTGLIPYNTADMTLLGAVSVGTSTAYRQIINVADGTEDQDAVTLRQLKGALSSFAVTGSMYFHANSTASDSLAVGADSVAIGPRTTVNGDNGIGMGNGAIVQQTAPGGIAIGQTSTVNAADSIALGTNSTANGAQSMALGAGATANEPGSVALGAGSTTAAAVATTGTTINGVAYTFAGTNPTSTVSVGSVGNERTVTNVAAGRISDTSTDAINGSQLYATNQAVEAVQGSVGNLNEFAVQYDKNPDGTKSNSLTLVGGDVNAPVVIHNVGAGTADTDAVNVLQFNNGLATTFDNSKTYTNQVAATTLQQANAYTDSKLSQLNMDMGEARGEARQAAAIGLAAASLRYDDRPGKLSVAAGGGYWRGEGAVAFGAGYTSEDGRARANLSGTTAGGHWGVGAGVSFTLN; translated from the coding sequence ATGAACTTCAGGCAGGAAGGTATCAGTCAGCGCGGATCGGCTCGATTTGCTGGAAATTGGGTCTCCGGCGCCACCGACAGCCGCTCGCTCCGGCGCCGCCTGATGGCGGCGCTGCGCAACGCGCATAGGGTGCTCGGCATGCAGCGCAGGGGGCTAGGGCTTGGCACGCTCGGCGGTGGCAGGATTCTGGCGGCGGCGCTGGGTGCAATTGCATTCGGTGGCATCGCCACGCCGGCATCGGCACAGGTTTTCGGCGGCGGCGGCACGGCAAACGGTGTGCGCGGTATCGCGTTTGGATCTGGAGCCGTGCAAAACGGAGCCGATTCCATCGCCGAGGGTACCAATGCCAGCGCGGGCAGCCAGAATGCCGTCGCGATCGGCTTCCAGTCGATCGCCTCGCAGATCAACTCCATCTATCTCGGCTCGCGGACTGCTGCGGGAACGGGTGCCACTGCCACGAGCGCCATCGGCATCGGCACGGATGTCACGGCATCTCAGGCCGACGCAATTGCCATGGGACGTTCGTCCGTGTCGTCGGCGCAATATGCGATCGCCATCGGTCTGAATGCGCGAGCTACGGGTACCGGCGGCGCGATCGCGTTGGGTCAAGGCACTGTCTCGAGCGGCGTCAATTCGGTCGCGCTCGGTGTAACCGCCAATGCCACTGGGGCTGGCGCAAACGCCTTGGGCACCTTCTCCCTTGCTTCTGGGGGGAACTCCACTGCCCTCGGCACCAGTTCCACGGCCAGCAACAACTATGCGACAGCCGCGGGCTGGGGATCTGTCGCCAGCGGCGCCAACTCCACTGCCGTCGGGCGTGAGGCCGCTGCCAGCGGCATAAACGCTTCTGCATTCGGGGAAGGGGCAAAAGCAGTAGCAGACAATTCTCTCGCTGCCGGCGTCAGCGCCAACGCAGGCGGAGTCGGCAGTACCGCGCTCGGCATCGGCACCTCGGCCGGCGGCGCCAGTTCGGCAGCCGTGGGCTTCCAGGCCCAGGCAGCCGGCACCAATGCAATCGCCGTTGGCCCCCAGGCAAATGCATCGGCGTCAAACTCGGCAGCGTTCGGCAACGTTGCCACGGCTTCCGGTCAGTTCGCGCTGGCTCTGGGCAATTCGGCCGTGTCGAGCGGCGTCGGCTCGGTCGCGGCTGGTTCTGGAGCCCAGGCGACGGACGTCTCCACCACCGCGATCGGCAACAACGCCGCGGCGATAGCCGCCAACGCAAGTGCGCTGGGATTGGGCGCCACTGCGAGCGGTGTAGACGGCACGGCGGTCGGCAGGCAAGCCACTGCGAGCGCTCAATCGGCCATCGCCATAGGCACCAGCTCCGCTGCGAGCGCCGCCGCCAGCACGGCAGTTGGCAACACCGCCGTTGCCAGTGGCATAAACTCCTCCTCATTCGGGTCTGGAGCGAAGGCGACAGGCGACAATTCCCTTGCCGCCGGCGTCAGCGCCAGCGCCGGCGGGCTAGCCAGCACCGCGCTCGGCATCGGTTCCAATGCATCGGCGCAGAGCGCCATCGCCGTCGGCAACAATGCCAAGGCCGATTCCGCCGAGGCGGTCGCCATGGGCACCAATGCGGTCGCGACCGGTGGCAAGGCTGTCTCGATCGGCTCTGGCAACACCGCCTTTGGCGACGGCGCGGTCTCCATCGGCGATCCGAGCTATGCCAGCGGCACCGGCGCCTTCACCGGCGGTGCCAACAACATCGCCAACAGCGACGGCACGGCGAGCGCCACCGCCGCCAACCAGGCCGCCGGCGCAGTGGCGATCGGCAACAACAACAAGGCGATCGGGCAAGGCTCCGTGGCGCTGGGCAACGGCTCTACCGCGGGCGCCGCCGGCCTCGCCGGCAATATCGCCCTGGGCGACGGCGCGACCGCGGCGGCGAAGTCAGGCGATGTCGCCCTGGGCTCCGGCTCGGTGACCGTCACGGCGGTCGGCACGAGCGGCACGACGATCGGCGGGACGGCCTACAGTTTCGCCGGAACGGTTCCGACATCAACCGTCAGCATCGGCGCTCCGGGCGCGGAGCGGACCCTCACCAATCTCGCGGCGGGCCGGCTCAGCAACGCCTCGACCGACGCGATCAATGGTTCGCAGCTTTTCGCGACCAATCAGCAGGTGACGCAGAACACGACCGATATCGCCAACATCGGAAATACGGTCACCGACATCAACACCGGCGCCGGCATCAAATATTTCCACGCCAATTCGACGCTGCCCGATTCCCAGGCTCTGGGGACGGATTCGGTTGCGATCGGCCCGAATGCCGTCGCCAACAATGCGGGCGACGTGGCAATCGGCCTGAACTCCGTATCCGGCACCACGACCGTGGTCGGCGGCACGACGATCGGCGGTGTGAACTATACCTTCGCCGGCGGAACGCCGGCCGGCGCGTTCTCGGTCGGCTCGGTTGGTGCTGAACGCCAGATCCAGAACGTTGCGGCCGGGCGGTTGAGCAACTCCTCGACCGACGCGGTCAACGGCTCGCAGCTGTTCGCGACAAACCAGCAGGTGACGCAGAACACAACTGATATCGCGGCCAACACCGCCGACATCACCAATCTCGGCAACACGATCACCAACATCAACACCGGTGCCGGCATCAAGTATTTCCACGCCAATTCGACGCTGCCCGATTCCCAGGCGCTGGGGACGGATTCGGTCGCGATCGGCCCGAATGCCGTCGCGAACAACGCCGGCGACGTGGCTATCGGCTTGAATTCGGTATCGGGCGCCACGACCAATGTCGGAGGCACGACGATCGGCGGCGTCAACTACACCTTCGCCGGCGGAACGCCGGCCGGCGCATTCTCGGTCGGCTCGGTTGGCGCGGAGCGCCAGATCCAGAACGTCGCGGCCGGGCGGTTGAGCAACTCCTCGACCGACGCGGTCAACGGCTCCCAGCTCTTCGCGACAAACCAGCAGGTGACGCAGAACACGACCGATATCGCGGCCAACACTGCCGACATCGCCGCCAACACTGCCGACATCACCACGCTCGGCAACACCATCAACAATTTTGCCGGCGACACCTCGACTGCCTACACGGACGCCAACGGCGAAGGCATCCGCTACGTGCGCACCAACGACACGACGCTTCCGGTCACCGATGCCTTCGCGCAAGGGATCGGCTCCTCGGCGCTCGGCTACCAGGCAACGGCGTCCGCCGCCAATTCGCTGGCTCTCGGCCGCGGCACCGCGGTCACCATAACCGACGGCGTGGCGCTCGGCTCCGGCTCGGTTTCCGACCGTGCGGTCGCGCCCGTGTCGGGGTCGATCCTTTCCGGCACCGGCCTCATTCCCTACAACACCGCGGACATGACCCTGCTCGGCGCCGTCTCGGTGGGCACCTCCACCGCTTATCGCCAGATCATCAATGTGGCCGACGGCACCGAGGACCAGGACGCCGTCACGCTTCGCCAGTTGAAGGGCGCGCTGAGCTCCTTCGCGGTGACCGGAAGCATGTACTTCCACGCCAACTCGACCGCGTCGGACTCGCTGGCGGTCGGCGCCGATTCGGTGGCGATCGGCCCGCGCACGACCGTCAATGGCGACAACGGCATCGGCATGGGCAACGGCGCCATCGTCCAGCAGACGGCGCCAGGCGGCATCGCGATCGGCCAGACCTCGACTGTCAATGCGGCAGACAGCATCGCGCTAGGCACGAACTCGACCGCCAACGGCGCCCAGTCAATGGCGCTCGGTGCCGGCGCCACGGCCAACGAGCCGGGCAGCGTCGCTCTCGGCGCCGGCTCGACGACGGCGGCTGCCGTCGCCACCACCGGCACGACGATCAACGGCGTCGCCTACACCTTCGCCGGAACCAATCCGACGAGCACGGTGAGCGTCGGCAGCGTCGGCAACGAACGCACCGTAACCAATGTGGCCGCGGGCAGGATCAGCGACACTTCCACCGATGCCATCAATGGCAGCCAGCTCTACGCGACCAATCAGGCTGTCGAAGCGGTGCAGGGGAGCGTCGGCAACCTGAATGAGTTCGCCGTTCAATATGACAAGAACCCGGACGGCACCAAGTCGAACTCGCTGACGCTCGTCGGCGGTGACGTGAATGCGCCCGTTGTCATCCACAATGTCGGCGCCGGCACCGCTGACACCGATGCAGTCAACGTGCTGCAGTTCAACAACGGGCTGGCGACAACGTTCGACAACTCCAAGACCTACACCAATCAGGTGGCGGCCACCACGCTGCAGCAGGCCAATGCCTATACCGACTCCAAGCTCAGCCAGCTCAACATGGACATGGGCGAGGCGCGCGGCGAGGCGCGGCAGGCCGCCGCGATCGGCCTTGCGGCCGCCTCGCTGCGTTACGACGACCGCCCAGGCAAGCTGAGCGTCGCGGCCGGCGGCGGCTATTGGCGCGGCGAAGGCGCGGTCGCGTTCGGCGCCGGTTACACCAGCGAGGACGGCCGAGCCCGGGCGAACCTCTCCGGCACGACGGCGGGCGGGCACTGGGGTGTCGGCGCGGGCGTCAGCTTTACCCTGAACTGA
- a CDS encoding AraC family transcriptional regulator, with amino-acid sequence MRRDDDLPAWYSEIPAERRPLLNAKGGLSFGHTRLMQQFLSENFSRKLSLAEMAAVCGLSPYHFARAFSKTFGMTPHQYVLTLRLDFAEKLLADRRVSITDIAYLSGFSSQSHLTTTMKKYRDATPQQVRARHVRSRSG; translated from the coding sequence TTGCGGCGCGATGACGATCTGCCAGCTTGGTATTCGGAAATTCCTGCTGAAAGGCGGCCACTGCTAAACGCGAAAGGCGGGCTGTCGTTCGGCCACACTCGCCTCATGCAGCAATTCTTGAGCGAGAACTTTTCGCGCAAGCTTTCGCTCGCCGAGATGGCGGCTGTGTGTGGGCTGTCCCCCTACCACTTCGCCCGTGCTTTCTCCAAGACGTTCGGCATGACGCCGCATCAATATGTTCTTACCCTTCGCCTTGACTTTGCCGAGAAGCTGCTGGCCGACAGGCGCGTCTCGATCACGGACATCGCCTATCTGAGCGGCTTCTCGAGCCAGAGCCACCTCACCACCACGATGAAGAAATATCGCGACGCCACCCCACAGCAGGTGCGGGCAAGGCATGTTCGGTCGCGGTCCGGATAG
- a CDS encoding helicase HerA-like C-terminal domain-containing protein → MVDETSIFIGASRKPDDSYQRAEELLLRYGNRHGLVTGATGTGKTVSLQILAEGFSNAGVPVFCADIKGDLSGISMMGEAKDFLVKRAEQVKLDPYQFQEFPVIFWDLFGEQGHPIRATISEMGPLLLSRLMNLTEAQEGVMNIAFRIADEEGLLLLDLKDLQALLANMADRADQLSARYGNVTKPSVGAIQRTLLVLEQQGAANFFGEPALRIADIMRTTRDGRGAISVLAADKLMMNPRLYATFLLWLMSELFEELPEVGDLDRPKLVFFFDEAHLLFEDAPKVLIDRVEQVVRLIRSKGVGVYFVTQNPLDIPEKVLAQLGNRVQHALRAYTPREQQAVRTAAETFRPNPDFDCATAITQLATGEALVSMLEDKGVPAMVQRTLIRPPSSRLGPITPDERRKIIAESPVAGQYDETVDRESAFEILQKKTKEAQDAEAAKQRNSGGSRWTIPGFDDVLGTGNRRSSSRQTVAEAAIKSVVRSVGSSVGRAIVRGILGSLARGR, encoded by the coding sequence ATGGTTGACGAGACCAGCATCTTCATCGGCGCCAGCCGCAAGCCCGACGATTCCTATCAGCGCGCGGAGGAGCTGCTGCTGCGCTACGGCAACCGCCACGGCCTTGTCACCGGGGCCACGGGCACCGGCAAGACGGTCAGCCTGCAGATCCTGGCCGAGGGCTTTTCCAATGCCGGCGTGCCTGTCTTCTGCGCCGACATCAAGGGCGACCTTTCCGGCATATCCATGATGGGCGAGGCCAAGGATTTCCTGGTCAAGCGCGCCGAGCAGGTGAAGCTCGATCCCTACCAGTTCCAGGAATTCCCGGTCATCTTCTGGGATCTGTTCGGCGAGCAGGGCCACCCGATCCGCGCCACCATTTCCGAGATGGGGCCGCTGCTTTTGTCGCGGCTCATGAACCTCACGGAGGCGCAGGAAGGCGTCATGAACATCGCCTTCCGCATCGCCGACGAGGAAGGCTTGCTGCTGCTCGATCTCAAGGACCTGCAGGCGCTGCTCGCCAACATGGCCGACCGCGCCGACCAGCTCAGCGCCCGATACGGCAATGTCACCAAACCCTCCGTCGGCGCCATCCAGCGCACGCTGCTGGTGCTGGAACAGCAGGGTGCGGCTAACTTCTTCGGCGAGCCGGCGCTGCGCATCGCCGACATCATGCGCACGACGCGCGACGGCCGCGGCGCGATCAGCGTTCTGGCCGCCGACAAGCTGATGATGAACCCAAGACTCTACGCCACCTTCCTGCTGTGGCTGATGTCGGAACTGTTCGAGGAACTGCCCGAGGTCGGCGATCTCGACCGGCCGAAGCTGGTGTTCTTCTTCGACGAGGCGCATCTTTTGTTCGAGGACGCGCCGAAGGTGCTGATCGACCGTGTCGAGCAGGTGGTGCGGCTGATCCGCTCCAAGGGCGTCGGCGTCTATTTCGTCACCCAGAACCCGCTGGATATTCCCGAAAAAGTGCTGGCCCAGCTCGGCAACCGCGTCCAGCATGCGCTGCGAGCCTATACGCCGCGCGAGCAACAGGCGGTGCGCACGGCCGCCGAGACCTTCCGGCCCAACCCCGATTTCGATTGCGCCACCGCCATCACCCAGCTCGCCACCGGCGAGGCGCTGGTCTCGATGCTGGAGGACAAGGGCGTGCCGGCCATGGTCCAGCGCACGCTGATCCGGCCGCCGTCATCCCGGCTTGGACCGATCACGCCCGACGAGCGCCGCAAGATCATCGCCGAGAGCCCGGTCGCCGGCCAGTACGACGAGACCGTCGATCGCGAATCGGCTTTCGAAATCCTGCAGAAGAAGACCAAGGAGGCGCAGGACGCCGAGGCGGCAAAGCAGCGGAACAGCGGCGGCTCGCGCTGGACCATTCCCGGTTTCGACGATGTTTTGGGAACAGGCAACCGGCGGTCCTCCAGCCGCCAGACCGTGGCCGAAGCCGCCATCAAGTCGGTGGTGCGCTCGGTCGGCTCCTCCGTCGGCCGCGCCATCGTACGCGGGATTTTGGGAAGCCTTGCGCGAGGCCGCTGA
- a CDS encoding methylmalonyl-CoA mutase subunit beta, whose translation MGAGALTRDVDLPNPDAKRWQALAEKALAGGSFEEKLVSRTDDGIRIEPLRQRSTTAEPLPRTNPTARWIVSQRVDDPDIARASAQALEDIAQGASGLSLVFEGAPNAFGYGLPRTAEALERVLDGVPLNRVQVRIDAHPWSRAVADWLLAFLSKRRSDPTKLNLSFGIDPAAIFAGTGRLRTSIEALQESMPQSLAHFFSMGVPGVLLEADGRVFHNAGATEAQELGTMMASVVSYLRMFEKARQPLVYAAPYIGFALSVDQDQFLSMAKVRALRTLWARIQEACSIPAATASIHAETSYRMMTMADPETNILRTAIAAFAAATGGADSISILPHTIAHGLPAGFGRRVARNAQLIMAEESHIGHVVDPASGSGAVEALTDDLCAAAWEEFQRIEAEGGVLASLQQGYIQNRVQTAAAKRNGAYRSGERGIVGTTLYRVGTERPVETLPQERRPALTEGVATCEPLFPVRIDQSIGAGS comes from the coding sequence ATGGGCGCCGGCGCCTTGACCAGGGATGTCGACCTTCCGAACCCGGACGCCAAGCGTTGGCAGGCGCTGGCGGAAAAGGCGCTTGCCGGCGGTTCCTTCGAGGAAAAGCTCGTCTCCCGCACCGATGACGGCATCCGCATCGAGCCGCTCAGACAACGCTCGACGACCGCCGAGCCGTTGCCGCGCACAAATCCGACCGCGCGCTGGATCGTCAGCCAGCGGGTCGACGACCCGGATATTGCCCGGGCCAGCGCGCAAGCCCTGGAAGACATCGCCCAAGGCGCCAGCGGTCTGTCGCTGGTCTTCGAGGGCGCGCCGAACGCCTTCGGCTACGGCCTGCCGCGCACCGCGGAAGCGTTGGAACGGGTGCTCGACGGCGTGCCGCTCAACCGCGTGCAGGTGCGCATCGACGCGCATCCCTGGAGCCGCGCCGTGGCCGACTGGCTTCTCGCCTTCTTGAGCAAACGCCGTTCCGATCCGACCAAGCTCAACCTTTCCTTCGGCATCGACCCGGCGGCGATCTTCGCCGGCACCGGGCGGCTGCGCACCTCGATCGAGGCGCTGCAGGAATCGATGCCGCAGTCGCTGGCGCATTTCTTCTCGATGGGCGTGCCGGGCGTGCTGCTCGAGGCCGACGGCCGTGTCTTCCACAATGCCGGCGCCACCGAGGCGCAGGAGCTCGGCACGATGATGGCTTCCGTGGTGTCCTATCTCAGGATGTTCGAGAAGGCGCGCCAGCCACTGGTCTATGCGGCGCCCTATATCGGCTTCGCGCTCAGCGTCGACCAGGACCAGTTCCTGTCGATGGCCAAGGTGCGGGCGTTGCGCACGCTCTGGGCGCGCATCCAGGAAGCCTGCTCGATCCCGGCCGCGACCGCCAGCATCCATGCCGAGACCTCCTATCGCATGATGACGATGGCCGACCCGGAAACCAATATTTTGCGCACGGCGATCGCGGCCTTCGCGGCGGCAACCGGCGGCGCCGATTCGATCTCGATCCTGCCGCACACGATCGCGCATGGGCTGCCGGCCGGCTTTGGCCGCCGCGTTGCCCGCAACGCCCAACTGATCATGGCCGAGGAGAGCCATATCGGCCACGTCGTCGATCCGGCCAGCGGCTCGGGCGCGGTCGAAGCGCTGACCGACGATCTCTGCGCCGCGGCCTGGGAAGAATTCCAGCGCATCGAGGCCGAGGGCGGCGTGCTTGCCAGCCTGCAGCAGGGCTATATCCAAAATCGCGTGCAGACGGCCGCGGCCAAGCGCAACGGCGCCTACCGGTCGGGCGAACGCGGCATTGTCGGCACGACGCTTTACCGCGTCGGCACGGAGCGCCCGGTCGAGACGCTGCCGCAAGAGCGGCGTCCAGCGCTGACGGAGGGCGTCGCGACCTGCGAGCCGCTGTTTCCGGTGCGCATCGATCAGTCGATCGGAGCCGGGTCATGA